Proteins encoded by one window of Bacillus rossius redtenbacheri isolate Brsri chromosome 3, Brsri_v3, whole genome shotgun sequence:
- the LOC134530824 gene encoding lysosomal acid phosphatase-like, which produces MGGREWVLTAVLALSAASRCRAFDELAFLGRLQLVHAVFRNGARAPIVTYPEDNFTEDKWGTKWGHLTQLGREQQYDLGCYLRKRYADFLPLVYKDDDVLVRSCDSDRVLDSASLVMRGLYTPQLADGEFIHVFWQSVPVHTVPEEIDLLLPKFVSPCPAFQAELDKLNKSTEYQSFRNLMTYLDEFSKSISGLSALDLHDVLKCKQYHGVPLPGWSREVFPEPSSSNYDWHVFFSVGSTAPIRRMITGRLVEDILEHMDMKINGNSESCKKLYAYSAHDYNLVALLSALNVWEGKEPCFSSCVLIELRLNNYNEHVVTVSYKNSTSEPPQVLQVPGCRSIACPYHEFVAALSSEMYGESECYGMPEVPQHPTFPHPNIRFGPSL; this is translated from the exons ATGGGCGGCCGGGAGTGGGTGCTGACCGCGGTGCTGGCGCTGTCGGCGGCCTCGCGCTGCCGCGCCTTCGACGAGCTGGCCTTCCTCGGCCGGCTGCAGCTGGTGCACGCG GTATTTCGAAATGGAGCCAGGGCACCCATAGTGACCTACCCCGAAGATAACTTCACAGAAGACAAGTGGGGTACCAAGTGGGGCCATCTAACCCAG CTAGGAAGAGAGCAGCAATATGACCTGGGATGCTACCTGCGGAAGCGCTACGCCGACTTCCTGCCGCTGGTGTACAAGGACGACGACGTGCTGGTTCGGAGCTGCGACTCCGACCGCGTGCTCGATAGTGCCTCTCTGGTGATGAGAGGACTGTACACGCCACAGCTGGCGGATGGGGAGTTTATACACGTGTTTTGGCAGAGTGTGCCTGTGCATACGGTGCCCGAGGAGATTGACCTG TTGCTTCCCAAGTTTGTTTCGCCATGTCCCGCCTTCCAGGCGGAACTGGACAAGCTCAACAAGTCCACGGAGTACCAGAGCTTCAGAAACCTGATGACATACCTGGACGAGTTCTCCAAGAGCATCAGTGGACTTTCCGCCCTCGATCTGCACGACGTCCTCAAGTGCAAG CAATACCACGGCGTGCCGCTGCCTGGCTGGAGCCGAGAAGTGTTCCCGGAGCCCTCGTCCAGCAACTACGACTGGCACGTGTTCTTCTCGGTCGGCAGCACCGCTCCCATTCGCAGGATGATCACGG GTCGGCTGGTGGAAGACATACTGGAGCACATGGACATGAAGATAAACGGGAACTCGGAGTCCTGCAAGAAGTTGTACGCGTACAGCGCACACGACTACAACCTGGTGGCTCTTCTGTCGGCGCTGAACGTGTGGGAGGGCAAAGAGCCATGTTTTTCTTCCTGCGTGCTGATCGAGCTGCGGCTCAACAACTACAATGAACACGTCGTCACT GTGTCCTACAAGAACAGCACGTCGGAGCCGCCCCAAGTGCTGCAAGTGCCTGGCTGCCGCTCAATCGCCTGCCCTTACCACGAGTTCGTGGCGGCCCTGTCCTCGGAGATGTACGGCGAGAGCGAGTGCTACGGCATGCCCGAAGTTCCGCAACACCCGACCTTCCCGCACCCCAACATAAGATTCGGCCCCTCTCTCTAA